A segment of the Nitrospirota bacterium genome:
CGTTTTTGGTGAGAAGACCCTTCCCTATCAGCCAGTCGGCATCCTTTGCCTCCTGGCGCCGCCTGTACTGCTTAACGAGAGAACCAAAGACATCAGACATGGACTCATTCAGTGCCCCGGATTGACCCTGATACTCAAGTCCCGCCTCATATTGTGTAACTCCGTGGGTCAGCTCATGGCCAATCACATCAAGCGCTATCGTGAAGCGATTAAACAACTCCCCGTCCCCGTCGCCATAAACCATCTGCTGTCCATTCCAGAAGGCGTTGTCATAATCCTTTCCATAGTGGACAGTAGAATCAAGGCGCATCCCCCTGTCGTCTATAGAGTTCCGGCCAAAGACCTTCTTAAACAGGTCATATGTAAGTCCTGCACCCGCATACGCCTCGTTGACTGTTTTATCTTTGATCTTCGCAGACCCTTCTGATTTAACGATCCGCCCCGGAAGGGTATATCCATTACCGGCATCATAAACAGTCCGCCGCCTCGTGCCGGTTGCCGTACTCCCTATTGCTGAAATCACTGACAGTGACAGACGTTGACCACGCATCTGCTCTGACATGGTCAGCGACTCCCAGGCACAACGCATCTGCTGAGCACTCCCTCTC
Coding sequences within it:
- a CDS encoding M4 family metallopeptidase, which produces MGICFIIPPYMLKEIAMRGSAQQMRCAWESLTMSEQMRGQRLSLSVISAIGSTATGTRRRTVYDAGNGYTLPGRIVKSEGSAKIKDKTVNEAYAGAGLTYDLFKKVFGRNSIDDRGMRLDSTVHYGKDYDNAFWNGQQMVYGDGDGELFNRFTIALDVIGHELTHGVTQYEAGLEYQGQSGALNESMSDVFGSLVKQYRRRQEAKDADWLIGKGLLTKNVNGRGLRSMKEPGTAYDDPILGRDPQPGHMKDYVKTREDNGGVHINSGIPNRAFYETAVRMGGHAWDKAGQIWYVVLRDRLRPGSDFNDAAGLTTAVAGELYGRGSLEEKAVKEGWAEVGISI